Proteins co-encoded in one Nicotiana sylvestris chromosome 7, ASM39365v2, whole genome shotgun sequence genomic window:
- the LOC104237517 gene encoding uncharacterized protein isoform X2 produces the protein MQRLFRAWKARLSRLYSKYNTNEERLSHRPEDVELEDWKYLIQYFGSQDFKVVSDRNKRNREKQITKHTCGTRSFAEVEESTRNPITGEIDTPDKVWEIQHTRKDDRGELVWVDSQSQQIHGQLQEVVTQQQSEEIEHPMTRDEILSIVLGERTGYVRGKGYGKKPPKKSNMQHANIESSVSSAMEIVHQEMQAEMDRKLQEEREQMAAELKRNMELEFQRKLAEEREHANAEVQRKLAEEREHANAEVGKRIHLEVDKRMYEQFASFMIRMQQQGQST, from the exons ATGCAAAGACTTTTTAGAGCATGGAAAGCTCGACTCAGCAGGTTATACTCTAAGTACAATACTAATGAAGAAAGATTGTCTCATCGACCTGAAGATGTTGAGCTTGAGGACTGGAAATACCTAATACAATATTTTGGAAGTCAGGATTTTAAG GTTGTAAGTGATAGGAACAAAAGAAATAGAGAAAAGCAAATAACTAAACATACTTGTGGTACAAGGTCTTTTGCAGAAGTAGAGGAATCTAcg AGAAATCCTATTACTGGAGAAATAGACACACCAGATAAAGTTTGGGAGATCCAACATACACGCAAGGATGATAGAGGAGAACTGGTGTGGGTGGATTCACAATCCCAACAAATTCAT GGTCAACTCCAAGAAGTTGTCACTCAACAACAATCTGAAGAGATCGAGCATCCCATGACTAGAGATGAGATTTTATCCATCGTTCTTGGTGAGAGAACAGGCTATGTTCGCGGAAAAGGATACGGAAAGAAGCCTCCTAAAAAGAGTAACATGCAGCATGCAAACATAGAGTCCAGCGTGTCTTCagctatggaaattgtgcatCAAGAGATGCAAGCCGAGATGGATAGGAAGTTGCAAGAAGAACGTGAACAAATGGCTGCTGAGTTGAAAAGAAATATGGAGCTTGAATTTCAAAGGAAGTTGGCAGAGGAGCGTGAACACGCAAATGCAGAAGTGCAAAGGAAGTTGGCAGAGGAGCGTGAACACGCAAATGCAGAAGTAGGCAAGAGGATCCATCTAGAAGTGGACAAGAGGATGTATGAACAATTTGCTAGTTTCATGATCAGAATGCAACAACAG GGTCAAAGTACTTAA
- the LOC104237517 gene encoding uncharacterized protein isoform X1, whose product MQRLFRAWKARLSRLYSKYNTNEERLSHRPEDVELEDWKYLIQYFGSQDFKVVSDRNKRNREKQITKHTCGTRSFAEVEESTRNPITGEIDTPDKVWEIQHTRKDDRGELVWVDSQSQQIHGQLQEVVTQQQSEEIEHPMTRDEILSIVLGERTGYVRGKGYGKKPPKKSNMQHANIESSVSSAMEIVHQEMQAEMDRKLQEEREQMAAELKRNMELEFQRKLAEEREHANAEVQRKLAEEREHANAEVGKRIHLEVDKRMYEQFASFMIRMQQQQGQST is encoded by the exons ATGCAAAGACTTTTTAGAGCATGGAAAGCTCGACTCAGCAGGTTATACTCTAAGTACAATACTAATGAAGAAAGATTGTCTCATCGACCTGAAGATGTTGAGCTTGAGGACTGGAAATACCTAATACAATATTTTGGAAGTCAGGATTTTAAG GTTGTAAGTGATAGGAACAAAAGAAATAGAGAAAAGCAAATAACTAAACATACTTGTGGTACAAGGTCTTTTGCAGAAGTAGAGGAATCTAcg AGAAATCCTATTACTGGAGAAATAGACACACCAGATAAAGTTTGGGAGATCCAACATACACGCAAGGATGATAGAGGAGAACTGGTGTGGGTGGATTCACAATCCCAACAAATTCAT GGTCAACTCCAAGAAGTTGTCACTCAACAACAATCTGAAGAGATCGAGCATCCCATGACTAGAGATGAGATTTTATCCATCGTTCTTGGTGAGAGAACAGGCTATGTTCGCGGAAAAGGATACGGAAAGAAGCCTCCTAAAAAGAGTAACATGCAGCATGCAAACATAGAGTCCAGCGTGTCTTCagctatggaaattgtgcatCAAGAGATGCAAGCCGAGATGGATAGGAAGTTGCAAGAAGAACGTGAACAAATGGCTGCTGAGTTGAAAAGAAATATGGAGCTTGAATTTCAAAGGAAGTTGGCAGAGGAGCGTGAACACGCAAATGCAGAAGTGCAAAGGAAGTTGGCAGAGGAGCGTGAACACGCAAATGCAGAAGTAGGCAAGAGGATCCATCTAGAAGTGGACAAGAGGATGTATGAACAATTTGCTAGTTTCATGATCAGAATGCAACAACAG caGGGTCAAAGTACTTAA